One stretch of Clavibacter michiganensis DNA includes these proteins:
- a CDS encoding histidine phosphatase family protein, with protein sequence MQISPATPARLLLTRHAQTPWNREYRYNSRTDVDVGDDAAEQLAPLADRLRGEGVERILVSTLARARSTARILQEQGVAPGVVPEPRAELVELDFGGFEGITRDELRGPVHGPAFAAWLTGDDGEPAAPGGGETWAAAAVRARAVLEDVAADPRTTLVVAHGYLLRVLYLTALGRSPALTRSLVWANGQLIELERDGSGWRERGTPAG encoded by the coding sequence ATGCAGATCTCCCCGGCGACGCCCGCGCGCCTGCTCCTCACCCGGCACGCGCAGACGCCCTGGAACCGGGAGTACCGCTACAACTCGCGCACCGACGTGGACGTCGGCGACGACGCGGCGGAGCAGCTCGCGCCCCTCGCGGACCGGCTGCGCGGGGAGGGCGTGGAGCGGATCCTCGTGAGCACGCTCGCGCGCGCCCGCAGCACCGCGCGGATCCTGCAGGAGCAGGGCGTCGCGCCGGGCGTCGTGCCCGAGCCGCGCGCCGAGCTGGTGGAGCTCGACTTCGGCGGGTTCGAGGGGATCACGCGCGACGAGCTCCGCGGGCCCGTGCACGGCCCGGCGTTCGCGGCCTGGCTCACGGGCGACGACGGCGAGCCCGCGGCGCCCGGCGGCGGCGAGACGTGGGCGGCGGCGGCGGTGCGGGCGCGCGCGGTGCTCGAGGACGTGGCGGCGGATCCGCGCACCACCCTCGTGGTCGCCCACGGCTACCTGCTGCGCGTGCTCTACCTCACCGCGCTCGGCCGGTCGCCCGCGCTCACGCGGTCGCTGGTGTGGGCGAACGGGCAGCTCATCGAGCTGGAGCGCGACGGATCCGGGTGGCGCGAGCGCGGCACCCCCGCCGGCTAG
- a CDS encoding GNAT family N-acetyltransferase: protein MIPIAVEIPARDELLDLYGSVGWSVYARDPERLERALAGSALVATARDAGGLLVGLVRTVGDGVSICYVQDLLVRPDVQRAGIGRALLEHVRASQPAGVLLVLTTDAGGTEDGDRSHPFYRALGFTPHAEQGLAAFSLRV from the coding sequence GTGATCCCCATCGCCGTCGAGATCCCCGCCCGCGACGAGCTGCTCGACCTCTACGGATCCGTCGGCTGGAGCGTCTACGCGCGCGACCCCGAGCGGCTCGAGCGGGCGCTCGCCGGATCCGCCCTCGTCGCCACCGCGCGCGACGCCGGAGGCCTGCTCGTCGGCCTCGTGCGCACCGTGGGCGACGGGGTCTCGATCTGCTACGTGCAGGACCTCCTCGTGCGCCCCGACGTGCAGCGCGCCGGGATCGGCCGCGCCCTCCTCGAGCACGTGCGCGCGAGCCAGCCGGCGGGCGTCCTCCTCGTGCTCACGACCGACGCGGGCGGCACCGAGGACGGCGACCGCTCGCACCCCTTCTATCGCGCGCTCGGCTTCACGCCGCACGCGGAGCAGGGGCTGGCGGCGTTCTCCCTGCGGGTCTGA
- a CDS encoding ice-binding family protein encodes MHQSRHACTSSSRRSRSGSLAVASLAVAAVAASGLGAALLAPASAFAATATVGLGTAASYSVLAGQGVTNTGPTTLSADLGTSPAASVTGFPPGVVGGATHAADAAAGQAQSDLTTAYDDAAGRPTTAAVPADLVGSTLTPGVYTAAGPLANTGTVTLDAQGDPSAVFVIQAPSSLTTGSGSRVSLVNGAQACNVFWQVSSSASLGTGSGFAGTILALTSVSVGTGATVDGRALARNGSVTLDDDAFTSSTCGTTTSPIGSGSTPVVTPTPAPSSTPAPSPTPGGGSTGGGTDGGTGGGTGGSTGGSTPTPSPTPTSGVPTSTTPPGDVPPPAGHLPRTGGDGARLALELGLGAAALAAGIVAVIAVRVRRRRH; translated from the coding sequence ATGCACCAGTCGCGCCATGCCTGCACGTCCTCATCACGTCGGAGCCGGTCCGGGTCCCTCGCCGTCGCCTCGCTGGCCGTCGCGGCCGTCGCCGCGTCCGGCCTCGGCGCCGCCCTCCTCGCCCCGGCGAGCGCCTTCGCCGCCACCGCCACCGTCGGCCTCGGCACCGCCGCCTCGTACTCGGTGCTCGCCGGCCAGGGCGTCACCAACACCGGCCCCACCACCCTCTCGGCGGATCTCGGCACCAGCCCCGCGGCGTCCGTCACGGGCTTCCCGCCGGGCGTCGTCGGCGGCGCCACGCACGCGGCCGACGCCGCGGCCGGCCAGGCCCAGTCCGACCTCACCACCGCCTACGACGACGCGGCCGGCCGCCCCACCACCGCCGCGGTGCCCGCCGACCTCGTCGGATCCACCCTCACGCCCGGCGTCTACACGGCGGCCGGCCCGCTCGCCAACACCGGCACCGTCACGCTCGACGCGCAGGGCGACCCGTCGGCCGTCTTCGTCATCCAGGCCCCGTCGTCGCTCACCACCGGCTCCGGCAGCCGGGTGTCGCTCGTCAACGGCGCCCAGGCCTGCAACGTGTTCTGGCAGGTCTCGAGCTCGGCGTCGCTCGGCACGGGCTCCGGCTTCGCGGGCACGATCCTCGCGCTCACGAGCGTCTCGGTCGGCACGGGCGCCACGGTCGACGGCCGAGCGCTCGCGCGCAACGGCTCGGTCACCCTCGACGACGACGCGTTCACCTCCTCCACCTGCGGCACCACCACGTCGCCCATCGGCTCGGGCAGCACGCCCGTCGTCACCCCGACGCCGGCGCCCTCGTCCACGCCGGCGCCCTCGCCCACCCCGGGCGGCGGATCCACCGGCGGAGGCACCGACGGCGGCACCGGCGGAGGCACCGGCGGCTCGACCGGCGGATCCACGCCCACCCCGTCGCCCACGCCCACCTCCGGCGTGCCGACGTCCACCACCCCGCCCGGCGACGTGCCTCCCCCGGCCGGCCACCTCCCCCGCACCGGTGGCGACGGGGCGCGCCTCGCGCTCGAGCTCGGCCTCGGCGCCGCGGCCCTCGCGGCCGGCATCGTGGCGGTGATCGCGGTGCGCGTGCGCCGCCGCCGGCACTAG
- a CDS encoding carbohydrate ABC transporter permease, producing MTTTSRPARSPSADRPPRPRRSRMARREAVAGYLFISPWIIGFLVFTLGAMAYSLVVSFSDYNLATDVATPVGTENYERLFSDPRVALSLGNTLFYAILAVPFEVCLALLLAILLARLGRGAGIFRTLYYLPKMTPTVATASVFLLLLNGNTGAVNQGLEAIGIDGPQWLIDPAWVKPSIVLMTLWGVSGTMVIFLAALKDVPRELYEVSALDGAGPVRQFFAITVPMISGAIFFNVVVLTIAALQVFDQAYLLFWRDQTNASPDSSLFYGVYLFQQAFRSFDFGFAAAMAWLLFVIVLVITLVQVKLSNRVVYYEGDR from the coding sequence ATGACGACGACGAGCCGCCCCGCGCGAAGCCCCTCCGCCGACCGGCCGCCCCGTCCCCGCCGCTCCCGCATGGCCCGCCGCGAGGCCGTCGCCGGCTACCTCTTCATCAGCCCGTGGATCATCGGGTTCCTCGTCTTCACGCTCGGCGCGATGGCCTACAGCCTCGTGGTGTCGTTCAGCGACTACAACCTCGCGACCGACGTCGCGACCCCGGTCGGCACCGAGAACTACGAGCGCCTCTTCTCGGATCCGCGCGTGGCGCTGAGCCTCGGCAACACGCTCTTCTACGCGATCCTCGCCGTGCCGTTCGAGGTGTGCCTCGCGCTCCTGCTCGCGATCCTCCTCGCCCGCCTCGGCCGCGGCGCCGGCATCTTCCGCACCCTCTACTACCTGCCGAAGATGACCCCGACGGTCGCCACCGCGAGCGTCTTCCTGCTGCTGCTCAACGGCAACACGGGTGCCGTGAACCAGGGGCTCGAGGCGATCGGCATCGACGGCCCGCAGTGGCTCATCGACCCCGCGTGGGTGAAGCCGTCCATCGTGCTCATGACGCTGTGGGGCGTGAGCGGCACCATGGTGATCTTCCTCGCCGCCCTCAAGGACGTGCCGCGCGAGCTCTACGAGGTCTCCGCGCTCGACGGCGCCGGCCCCGTGCGGCAGTTCTTCGCGATCACCGTGCCCATGATCTCCGGCGCCATCTTCTTCAACGTCGTCGTCCTGACGATCGCCGCGCTGCAGGTCTTCGACCAGGCCTACCTGCTCTTCTGGCGGGATCAGACGAACGCGTCGCCCGACTCGTCCCTGTTCTACGGGGTCTACCTGTTCCAGCAGGCGTTCCGCTCGTTCGACTTCGGGTTCGCGGCCGCGATGGCGTGGCTGCTGTTCGTGATCGTGCTGGTCATCACGCTCGTCCAGGTGAAGCTGAGCAACCGGGTCGTCTACTACGAGGGGGACCGCTGA
- a CDS encoding carbohydrate ABC transporter permease yields the protein MAVTDRTPDAAATPDAVPAATGDPRLAAALTPLPSRDPSPGGRDPDRVRRVRSRIGRALITALLVAFALLFLYPFAWLLAASLKPRGEVFDNALWPRTFTPQNYVEVWEQLPLLGWMGNSLAIALLSAALVSISSALVAFGFAYFRFPGRRILFGLVLATMMLPGAVTMVPQFLIWKNLGLIGTWIPLFGMNLFGSAFYIFLQRQFFLGLPRELFEAARLDGASYFGMFRRIALPLSIPSFVIIFIFEFQASWNNLQASLIYLNAGSVEGFTVPLGLSYAMTAFSPTNGGQGDYQLVMVAALLVTLPMLLLFAFGQRYFVEGIATQGRKG from the coding sequence ATGGCCGTCACCGACCGCACCCCGGACGCCGCCGCGACGCCGGACGCCGTGCCGGCCGCCACCGGGGATCCGCGCCTCGCCGCCGCCCTCACGCCGCTGCCGTCGCGGGATCCGTCGCCCGGCGGCCGCGACCCCGACCGCGTCCGCCGCGTGCGCTCCCGCATCGGCCGCGCCCTCATCACGGCGCTGCTCGTGGCCTTCGCGCTCCTGTTCCTCTACCCGTTCGCATGGCTGCTCGCCGCGAGCCTCAAGCCGCGCGGCGAGGTCTTCGACAACGCGCTCTGGCCGCGCACCTTCACGCCGCAGAACTACGTGGAGGTGTGGGAGCAGCTGCCGCTCCTCGGCTGGATGGGCAACAGCCTCGCGATCGCGCTGCTGTCGGCCGCGCTCGTGTCGATCTCGAGCGCGCTCGTGGCGTTCGGCTTCGCGTACTTCCGGTTCCCGGGCAGGCGGATCCTGTTCGGCCTGGTGCTCGCGACGATGATGCTGCCGGGCGCCGTGACGATGGTGCCGCAGTTCCTCATCTGGAAGAACCTCGGGCTCATCGGCACGTGGATCCCGCTGTTCGGCATGAACCTGTTCGGCTCGGCGTTCTACATCTTCCTGCAGCGCCAGTTCTTCCTCGGGCTGCCGCGGGAGCTGTTCGAGGCGGCCCGGCTCGACGGCGCCAGCTACTTCGGGATGTTCCGCCGGATCGCGCTGCCCCTGTCGATCCCGTCGTTCGTCATCATCTTCATCTTCGAGTTCCAGGCCAGCTGGAACAACCTGCAGGCGTCGCTCATCTACCTGAACGCGGGCAGCGTCGAGGGCTTCACGGTGCCGCTCGGGCTCTCCTACGCGATGACCGCGTTCAGCCCGACGAACGGCGGGCAGGGCGACTACCAGCTCGTGATGGTCGCGGCGCTCCTCGTGACTCTCCCGATGCTGCTGCTCTTCGCGTTCGGGCAGCGCTACTTCGTCGAGGGCATCGCGACGCAGGGGCGCAAGGGCTGA
- a CDS encoding DMT family transporter → MSWIVLIVSGVLEAVWATALGKSAGFTKLGPSIVFGIAVVLSMVGLAYAMREISTGTAYAVWVGIGAALTVTYAIVTGEEPASVVKVLLLLGLVGCVVGLKVVDTGH, encoded by the coding sequence ATGTCGTGGATCGTCCTCATCGTGTCCGGGGTGCTCGAGGCCGTCTGGGCCACCGCCCTCGGGAAGTCCGCCGGGTTCACGAAGCTCGGGCCGTCGATCGTCTTCGGCATCGCCGTCGTGCTGAGCATGGTCGGCCTCGCGTACGCGATGCGCGAGATCAGCACGGGCACCGCCTACGCCGTGTGGGTCGGCATCGGCGCGGCGCTCACCGTGACCTACGCGATCGTCACCGGCGAGGAGCCCGCGAGCGTCGTGAAGGTCCTGCTGCTGCTCGGCCTCGTCGGCTGCGTCGTCGGCCTCAAGGTCGTCGACACCGGGCACTGA
- a CDS encoding ABC transporter substrate-binding protein → MTRTRRTLAVIAAAVTATLLAGCGSGGSGAADASFTTEATGTLKAWAFDGADDVGEARLAHAADALSDVTIDLDSTAFDAQKFTTRVASGQTPDVVQMDRQFVATYAAQDLILPLDQCYSAHDVDPAERFYESVTNDIRYDGAIWAVPQFFQPPAILLNERVLSAAGVSGDQFDTSEPDQLLDAVGKVYRESGGDPAVLGLDAVPTAQAALWMLGFGGQLVDADGKPTLDDDANLPGLEFLKQLSDAQGGYAKGKSFSDAFDTFGDGNQFVKDQVGAQIDAQWYLNVVAPYRDDIDISAVPFRDSDGEPFAVAGGSAFVIPAGAENKDAACAWMLDLTSQESWEAAGDVRAATVTENGGINTGLFTGSPAADQAIRDAHVVPSGDDGIDQAIATFYDVVAEGRSIGGSPAGQQIQSELQNAVASTLLGDKTPEQALADAQTAAMRAYEQAAR, encoded by the coding sequence ATGACCAGGACTCGCAGGACGCTCGCCGTCATCGCGGCGGCCGTCACGGCCACGCTGCTCGCGGGATGCGGATCCGGCGGCTCCGGCGCGGCCGACGCCTCCTTCACCACGGAGGCCACCGGCACCCTGAAGGCCTGGGCCTTCGACGGCGCCGACGACGTGGGCGAGGCCCGCCTCGCGCACGCGGCCGACGCGCTCTCCGACGTGACCATCGACCTCGACTCCACCGCGTTCGACGCGCAGAAGTTCACGACCCGCGTCGCGAGCGGCCAGACGCCCGACGTCGTGCAGATGGACCGCCAGTTCGTGGCGACCTATGCGGCGCAGGACCTCATCCTGCCGCTCGACCAGTGCTACTCGGCCCACGACGTGGATCCCGCGGAGCGCTTCTACGAGTCCGTCACGAACGACATCCGCTACGACGGTGCGATCTGGGCGGTGCCGCAGTTCTTCCAGCCGCCGGCGATCCTCCTCAACGAGCGCGTGCTCTCCGCGGCCGGCGTCTCGGGCGACCAGTTCGACACCTCGGAGCCCGACCAGCTGCTCGACGCCGTCGGGAAGGTCTACCGCGAGTCGGGCGGCGACCCCGCGGTGCTCGGCCTCGACGCCGTGCCCACCGCGCAGGCCGCGCTCTGGATGCTCGGCTTCGGCGGCCAGCTCGTCGACGCGGACGGCAAGCCCACGCTCGACGACGACGCGAACCTCCCGGGTCTCGAGTTCCTGAAGCAGCTGTCCGACGCGCAGGGCGGCTACGCGAAGGGCAAGAGCTTCAGCGACGCGTTCGACACCTTCGGCGACGGCAACCAGTTCGTGAAGGACCAGGTCGGCGCGCAGATCGACGCCCAGTGGTACCTCAACGTGGTCGCGCCCTACCGCGACGACATCGACATCTCGGCCGTGCCCTTCCGCGACAGCGACGGCGAGCCGTTCGCGGTGGCCGGCGGATCCGCGTTCGTGATCCCCGCCGGGGCGGAGAACAAGGACGCCGCGTGCGCCTGGATGCTCGACCTCACGAGCCAGGAGTCGTGGGAGGCCGCGGGCGACGTGCGCGCCGCGACCGTGACGGAGAACGGCGGCATCAACACGGGCCTGTTCACGGGATCCCCTGCCGCCGACCAGGCCATCCGCGACGCCCACGTCGTCCCGAGCGGCGACGACGGGATCGACCAGGCCATCGCGACCTTCTACGACGTGGTGGCGGAGGGCCGCTCGATCGGCGGATCGCCGGCGGGGCAGCAGATCCAGAGCGAGCTGCAGAACGCGGTCGCCTCGACGCTCCTCGGCGACAAGACCCCCGAGCAGGCGCTCGCCGACGCTCAGACGGCGGCCATGCGGGCCTACGAGCAGGCGGCGCGCTGA